Proteins from a genomic interval of Amycolatopsis sp. cg13:
- a CDS encoding acetyl-CoA C-acetyltransferase, which produces MTEAFVYDALRTPRGRGKASGSLHEVKPVSLVVGLIDALRKRNPTLDEDRISDLVLGVVSPVGEQGQVIAKTAALAAGLPDTVGGVQVNRFCGSGLEAVAIAAQKVRSDWDELVISGGVESMSRVAMGSDGGAWSEDPATNYDSYFVPQGISADLLATLDGFTRADADAYAVRSQQRAAQAWAEGRFANSVVPVVDRNGLVVLDRDEHIRADATVESLGALRPSFAAIGDQAGFDAVALQKYHQVERIEHIHHAGNSSGIVDGAALVLIGSEQAGTELGLAPRARIVSAATTGADPTIMLTGPVPATRKLLARNGLLVTDVDLFEMNEAFASAVLHYQAELGIPDEKLNVNGGAIAMGHPLGATGAMLVGTVVDELERRDARRAVVTLCVAAGMGVAVLIERI; this is translated from the coding sequence GTGACCGAAGCGTTCGTCTACGACGCACTCCGCACCCCGCGCGGGCGCGGAAAAGCCAGCGGATCGCTGCACGAGGTCAAACCGGTTTCCCTCGTGGTCGGGCTGATCGACGCGCTGCGCAAGCGCAATCCGACGCTGGACGAGGACCGGATCTCCGACCTCGTGCTCGGCGTCGTGTCGCCCGTCGGCGAGCAGGGCCAGGTGATCGCGAAAACCGCGGCGCTCGCGGCCGGGTTGCCCGACACGGTCGGCGGGGTTCAGGTCAACCGGTTCTGCGGGTCGGGGCTCGAAGCGGTGGCCATCGCCGCGCAGAAGGTCCGCTCGGACTGGGACGAGCTGGTGATCAGCGGCGGTGTGGAGTCGATGTCGCGGGTCGCGATGGGCTCGGACGGCGGCGCCTGGTCGGAGGATCCGGCCACCAACTACGACAGTTACTTTGTCCCGCAAGGGATCTCCGCCGACCTGCTGGCGACCCTCGACGGATTCACCCGAGCCGACGCGGACGCGTACGCGGTGCGTTCGCAGCAACGGGCCGCTCAGGCGTGGGCGGAGGGCCGCTTCGCGAACTCGGTCGTTCCGGTGGTGGACCGCAACGGCCTCGTGGTGCTCGACCGCGACGAGCACATTCGCGCGGACGCCACGGTCGAGTCGCTGGGCGCGTTGCGGCCGTCGTTCGCGGCGATCGGCGACCAGGCGGGTTTCGACGCGGTGGCGCTGCAGAAATACCATCAGGTCGAGCGGATCGAGCACATCCACCACGCCGGCAACTCGTCCGGAATCGTGGACGGCGCCGCCTTGGTCCTGATCGGCAGCGAGCAGGCGGGCACCGAGCTGGGACTCGCCCCACGCGCCCGGATCGTGTCCGCCGCGACGACCGGTGCCGATCCCACGATCATGCTCACCGGTCCGGTCCCGGCCACCCGGAAACTCCTGGCGCGCAACGGGTTGCTCGTGACAGACGTCGACCTGTTCGAGATGAACGAAGCCTTCGCCTCGGCCGTCTTGCACTACCAAGCCGAGCTGGGCATCCCGGACGAGAAGCTGAACGTCAACGGCGGCGCGATCGCGATGGGCCATCCGCTGGGCGCGACCGGGGCGATGCTCGTCGGAACGGTCGTCGACGAGCTGGAGCGCCGCGACGCCCGCCGCGCGGTGGTCACCCTGTGCGTGGCCGCCGGCATGGGCGTCGCCGTGCTGATCGAGCGAATCTGA
- a CDS encoding NAD(P)-dependent alcohol dehydrogenase: MDEAGAPFRLRDVELREPGPGEVLVRVLAAGMCHTDLAVRGPGLPVMFPIVLGHEGAGTVEAVGPGVTAVRPGDRVVLTYDSCGRCSNCVLGQPAYCAEFFPRNLTGRGTDGSTSLRAADGSEVGGRWFGQSSFATYALATERGVVRVGDELPFSSLAPLGCGVQTGAGAVVNSLGLRLGETIAVFGAGAVGLAAVMAAHAAGASEIVAVDLHANRRELALELGATRVFDGADPDLVKAVKASTGGLGYALDTTGAPAVMNSALAVLHPRGTLGIVGGNAAQLPFDARSVATKRVVSLFEGDAVPQLFIPRLIALHRQGRLPFDRLVTTFGLDEINEAEAASARGAVVKPVLLTERAQA; the protein is encoded by the coding sequence ATGGACGAGGCCGGAGCGCCGTTCCGGCTCCGCGATGTCGAACTGCGCGAACCCGGCCCAGGTGAGGTGCTGGTGCGGGTGCTGGCGGCCGGCATGTGCCACACCGACCTGGCGGTGCGCGGCCCCGGCCTGCCGGTGATGTTCCCGATCGTGCTCGGGCACGAAGGCGCGGGCACCGTCGAGGCGGTCGGACCGGGGGTGACCGCGGTGCGGCCGGGCGACCGGGTGGTGCTGACCTACGATTCGTGCGGCCGTTGCTCGAACTGCGTGCTCGGGCAGCCCGCGTACTGCGCGGAGTTCTTCCCCCGCAACCTGACCGGTCGTGGCACGGACGGATCGACCTCGCTGCGCGCTGCCGACGGATCCGAGGTGGGCGGTCGCTGGTTCGGGCAGTCTTCGTTCGCGACCTACGCGCTGGCCACTGAACGCGGCGTTGTCCGGGTCGGCGACGAGCTGCCCTTCTCCTCGCTCGCTCCGCTGGGCTGCGGTGTCCAGACCGGGGCGGGAGCGGTGGTGAACTCGCTGGGACTGCGGCTGGGCGAGACGATCGCGGTGTTCGGCGCGGGCGCGGTCGGGCTCGCCGCGGTGATGGCCGCGCATGCCGCCGGGGCGAGCGAGATCGTCGCCGTCGACTTGCACGCCAACCGGCGGGAACTGGCGCTGGAACTCGGCGCCACACGGGTCTTCGACGGAGCCGACCCGGACCTGGTGAAGGCCGTCAAGGCAAGCACCGGCGGGCTCGGCTATGCGCTGGACACCACCGGTGCGCCCGCGGTGATGAACTCGGCGCTGGCCGTTCTGCATCCCCGGGGAACTCTCGGCATCGTCGGCGGCAACGCGGCGCAGCTGCCCTTCGACGCAAGGTCGGTGGCGACCAAGCGGGTGGTGTCGCTGTTCGAGGGCGACGCCGTGCCGCAGCTGTTCATTCCCCGGCTCATCGCGCTGCACCGGCAGGGCCGGCTGCCGTTCGATCGCCTCGTCACCACCTTCGGGCTCGACGAGATCAACGAAGCGGAAGCGGCGTCGGCACGCGGTGCCGTCGTGAAACCAGTCCTGCTGACGGAAAGGGCCCAGGCGTGA
- a CDS encoding ferredoxin encodes MKIIVDREKCTGLGICESLAPEVFEIDDDGDLVLKEADVSDSDLDQVQAAVDGCPTAALRLERG; translated from the coding sequence ATGAAAATCATCGTCGACCGGGAAAAGTGCACAGGACTGGGCATCTGCGAATCGCTCGCCCCGGAGGTGTTCGAGATCGACGACGACGGCGACTTGGTGCTCAAGGAAGCCGACGTGTCCGACTCGGATCTCGATCAGGTCCAGGCCGCCGTCGACGGCTGCCCGACCGCCGCCCTCCGGCTGGAACGAGGCTGA
- a CDS encoding NAD(P)/FAD-dependent oxidoreductase yields the protein MLDTSHRLVVAGASLAGLRAVEAARKQGFRGTITLLGAENQLPYDRPPLSKAYLDAEPGNLPELAFRTRAALVDELDVDLRLGCPAVGLDTEQRVVHTPGGDVPFDALVVATGATARTLDGTSGLPGVHTLRTLYDARAVRAALDAGARTVVVGAGFIGSEVASGARKRGLPVTILESADVPLERAVGTEMGLACAALHERNGTDLRRGVTVESVRHNGSELQVDLAGGESLSADLVVVGIGATPETGWLASSALTVENGVVCDENLWTGVPGVYAAGDVARWHNPHFGEHMRLEHWTSAAEQGARASVNALAPSQAQPYSTVPYFWSDWYGTRIQFVGVPRADEVRVVSGDPDAGKFAALYRRGDRLAGALTVGFPAHTMKYRRLIGESASWAAALDFAAARNARAA from the coding sequence ATGCTCGACACCAGCCACCGGCTCGTCGTGGCCGGCGCCTCGCTCGCCGGGCTGCGCGCCGTCGAGGCCGCTCGAAAGCAAGGCTTCCGCGGCACGATCACGCTCCTCGGCGCCGAGAACCAGCTGCCGTACGACCGGCCGCCGCTGTCCAAGGCGTACCTGGACGCCGAGCCGGGCAACCTGCCCGAACTTGCTTTCCGGACCCGCGCCGCGCTCGTCGACGAACTGGACGTCGACCTGCGGCTCGGGTGCCCGGCCGTCGGCCTCGACACCGAGCAGCGAGTCGTGCACACGCCGGGCGGCGATGTGCCGTTCGACGCGCTGGTGGTCGCCACCGGAGCGACGGCGCGCACGCTGGACGGGACGTCCGGGTTGCCGGGCGTGCACACCCTGCGGACGCTCTACGACGCCCGCGCGGTGCGAGCCGCACTCGACGCCGGTGCCCGGACGGTGGTGGTCGGTGCGGGCTTCATCGGTTCCGAGGTCGCCTCCGGGGCCCGCAAACGAGGCCTTCCGGTGACGATCCTGGAAAGCGCCGACGTGCCGCTGGAGCGCGCGGTAGGCACCGAGATGGGCCTCGCCTGCGCGGCCCTGCACGAGCGCAACGGCACCGACCTGCGCCGCGGGGTCACGGTGGAATCCGTCCGGCACAACGGTTCCGAGCTGCAGGTCGACCTCGCCGGCGGCGAGAGCCTGTCCGCCGATCTCGTAGTCGTCGGCATCGGCGCGACGCCGGAGACCGGCTGGCTGGCCAGTTCGGCGCTGACCGTCGAGAACGGCGTGGTCTGCGACGAGAACCTGTGGACCGGCGTACCCGGGGTGTACGCGGCCGGCGACGTAGCCCGCTGGCACAACCCGCACTTCGGCGAGCACATGCGCCTGGAGCACTGGACGAGCGCCGCCGAGCAGGGCGCGCGCGCGTCCGTGAACGCCCTGGCGCCGAGCCAGGCGCAGCCGTACTCGACGGTGCCGTACTTCTGGTCCGATTGGTACGGCACGCGCATCCAGTTCGTCGGGGTGCCCCGAGCGGACGAGGTCCGGGTGGTCAGCGGCGACCCGGACGCGGGCAAGTTCGCCGCGCTCTACCGGCGAGGCGACCGGCTGGCCGGCGCGCTCACCGTCGGATTTCCGGCGCACACCATGAAATACCGCCGCCTCATCGGCGAGTCCGCCAGCTGGGCCGCCGCGCTCGACTTCGCCGCCGCCCGCAACGCCCGCGCCGCATGA
- a CDS encoding AMP-binding protein produces the protein MTEPRTLPEAFQRTVARQPDAVALRAAGDEAGITWREYGETVRRIAGGLAALGVRRGDTVATMLVNRPEFHLSETAAAHLGATTYSVYNTNPPEQIGYLLNHAATRVVITEQQYAAAIRASGAPVEHLLVVEDGDLDRLEPGPGFDFDAAWQSVRPDDVLCLIYTSGTTGPPKGVEHTHRGILGLGDSFTAVWPMAGDDVSVSYLPTAHLADRAINHYFAIRHGVRVVSVPDLRQLAATLPQVRPTIFAAVPRVWEKTKHGVDLKLEADPQLAAAFEAGVPEVLAGIRAALGLDRVRWALSGSAAIPPHVFAFLAKLGIPVAECWGMSECGIGTGTTPAEARVGTVGKPLPGIETRVADDGELLVRGAQLMKGYRDDPVRTAEAIDSDGWLHSGDIVSVDGDGHFRVVDRKKELIISAGGKNMSPSNIEHAIVSGSTLIGSVVAIGDSRPYNVALITLDPDAAAAFGAQLGIDPDPAVLAKDERVRQEVQSAVDAGNAQLARVEQIKRFTVLPSYWEPGGDELTPTMKLKRRAIADKYAVDIDQLYGEAKEAAR, from the coding sequence ATGACCGAACCACGGACGCTGCCTGAGGCGTTCCAGCGCACCGTCGCCCGCCAACCGGACGCGGTCGCCCTGCGCGCCGCCGGAGACGAGGCCGGGATCACCTGGCGCGAGTACGGAGAGACGGTGCGCCGCATCGCCGGCGGTCTGGCCGCGCTCGGCGTCCGGCGCGGGGACACGGTCGCGACGATGCTCGTGAACCGGCCGGAGTTCCACCTGAGCGAGACCGCCGCGGCGCACCTCGGCGCCACGACGTATTCCGTCTACAACACCAATCCCCCGGAGCAGATCGGCTACCTGCTCAACCACGCCGCGACCCGCGTCGTGATCACCGAGCAGCAGTACGCCGCCGCCATCCGGGCCTCGGGCGCTCCGGTCGAGCACCTGCTCGTGGTCGAGGACGGCGACCTGGACCGGCTGGAACCCGGGCCTGGCTTCGATTTCGACGCCGCCTGGCAGTCGGTCCGGCCGGACGACGTGCTGTGCCTCATCTACACGTCCGGGACCACCGGGCCGCCCAAGGGCGTCGAGCACACCCACCGCGGCATCCTCGGCCTCGGCGACAGCTTCACCGCGGTCTGGCCGATGGCCGGCGACGACGTCAGCGTGTCCTACCTGCCGACCGCGCATCTCGCGGACCGCGCGATCAATCACTACTTCGCCATCCGGCACGGCGTCCGGGTCGTCTCCGTCCCCGACCTCCGCCAGCTCGCCGCCACGCTGCCGCAGGTGCGGCCGACGATCTTCGCCGCGGTTCCCCGCGTGTGGGAGAAGACCAAGCACGGCGTCGACCTCAAGCTCGAAGCCGATCCGCAGCTGGCCGCGGCGTTCGAGGCCGGTGTCCCGGAGGTCCTGGCGGGCATCCGGGCCGCGCTCGGCCTCGACCGCGTGCGCTGGGCGCTGTCCGGCTCCGCCGCCATTCCCCCGCACGTGTTCGCCTTCCTGGCCAAGCTCGGGATCCCGGTCGCCGAGTGCTGGGGGATGTCGGAATGCGGCATCGGCACCGGCACGACCCCGGCCGAGGCCAGGGTCGGCACCGTCGGAAAACCGTTGCCGGGCATCGAAACCCGGGTGGCCGACGACGGCGAGCTGCTGGTTCGCGGGGCGCAGCTGATGAAGGGCTACCGCGACGACCCGGTGCGGACCGCGGAGGCGATCGATTCCGACGGCTGGCTGCACAGCGGCGACATCGTCTCGGTCGACGGGGACGGGCACTTCCGCGTCGTCGACCGGAAGAAGGAGCTGATCATCAGCGCCGGCGGCAAGAACATGTCGCCCAGCAACATCGAGCACGCGATCGTCAGCGGATCCACGCTGATCGGCTCGGTGGTCGCGATCGGGGACTCCCGGCCGTACAACGTCGCCCTGATCACCCTCGACCCGGACGCGGCCGCGGCGTTCGGCGCGCAGCTCGGCATCGACCCGGATCCCGCAGTGCTGGCCAAGGACGAGCGGGTCCGCCAGGAGGTGCAGTCCGCCGTCGACGCGGGAAACGCCCAGCTCGCCCGCGTCGAACAGATCAAGCGGTTCACGGTGCTGCCGTCGTACTGGGAGCCGGGCGGCGACGAACTGACGCCGACGATGAAGCTCAAACGCCGGGCGATCGCCGACAAGTACGCGGTCGACATCGACCAGCTCTACGGCGAGGCAAAGGAAGCGGCCCGATGA
- a CDS encoding crotonase/enoyl-CoA hydratase family protein: MSTAAEEAPATLRRHGHVAIITLNRPHAMNAVNAAMSVAVEEAMNELAADPELRVGILTGAGDRAFSAGADLKEVAAGRPLITREQRSTGFGGFMKRRLEKPLIAAVNGFALGGGTELLLCCDLAVMSETATLGLPEVTRGIIAAGGGLLRLPRRIPLAIALEAALTGAPISAEAALRWGLVNRVVPRAQVLAEAMSLAESIAGNAPLAVQASKRVVYDGLAAGSDWTDEAWALSDAAAGAVMKTADAKEGPRAFTEKRRPQWTGK; encoded by the coding sequence ATGAGCACCGCCGCCGAGGAGGCTCCCGCGACTCTGCGCCGCCATGGCCACGTCGCGATCATCACGCTGAACCGTCCGCACGCGATGAACGCCGTCAACGCCGCGATGTCTGTCGCCGTCGAGGAGGCGATGAACGAGCTGGCCGCCGACCCTGAGCTTCGGGTCGGCATCCTCACCGGGGCCGGAGATCGCGCGTTCAGCGCGGGCGCGGACCTCAAGGAGGTCGCGGCGGGCCGTCCGCTGATCACCCGCGAGCAGCGTTCGACCGGCTTCGGCGGATTCATGAAGCGGCGCTTGGAAAAGCCGCTGATCGCCGCGGTCAACGGGTTCGCCCTCGGCGGCGGCACCGAACTGCTGCTCTGCTGCGACCTCGCGGTGATGAGCGAGACCGCGACGCTCGGGCTGCCGGAGGTCACCCGAGGCATCATCGCGGCGGGAGGCGGCTTGCTCCGGCTGCCTCGGCGGATCCCGCTGGCGATCGCGCTGGAGGCCGCGCTGACCGGTGCGCCGATCTCCGCCGAAGCCGCCCTGCGCTGGGGGCTGGTGAACCGAGTCGTCCCGCGGGCGCAAGTTCTCGCTGAGGCGATGTCGCTGGCGGAATCCATCGCCGGCAACGCGCCGCTTGCCGTGCAAGCCAGCAAGCGGGTGGTTTACGACGGCCTCGCCGCGGGTTCGGATTGGACGGACGAGGCGTGGGCACTCAGCGACGCGGCGGCGGGCGCGGTGATGAAAACGGCGGACGCCAAGGAAGGACCCCGGGCATTCACCGAGAAAAGGCGTCCACAGTGGACAGGAAAGTGA